CTTTTACTTATTTCTTCATAATCAGTAGTAAATAAAGATAATCTAAATATTTCTAATGATGGTTCAATTATAATATTTAATCTTGGTTTCATTTTATTTATTAACAAAGGAATATGATGACCTAGTCCTATTCCAAAAGTTAAAAAAACATATATTGTTTTTAGTTCTTTTTCTTTTGGTTCATTTTTATTTACATAGTCAATAATAGGAGCATTATTATAGTCAGGATTATCAAGAATTGATATCTTATCAATATTATCAACAAAACCAGAGGCATATTCTTTTGCATAAAAACTTTGGAAACTATTTTTTGATGCATTGAAACTTAATTTATTTACTGCTTTTTTTGAATATTCTATTGAGTTTTCATTATAAAACCAACTATTATTTACTTTATCATAAATGTCAAAATACTCATTATACTCAAGGACATATCTTTCTTCAATTAAATTACTATTTAAAGATTCTTCAAATAATAAAACTTGATTATAAAGCTTATTATCAAACTTTTCTAAGAATTTCATATTCTTAGAATACAATGCAATTGCTTTTTCTTCTACTTCGCTCATATTATAGTTCTTCCTCCATCCATATTTAAAATAGCTCCATTCATATATGAACTTGCTTCTGAACATAAATATATAATCGTTGCATTGTATTCATCTATATTTGCCATTCTTTTCATAGGAATAAGCTCCTCTATTTTGTCTAAAAAATCTTTAGAATGATTATTAAATACTCCTCCTGGAGCAAAAGCATTACATCTAACTCCCTTATCAGCCCAATAAGAAGCTATGTATTTAGTTAATCCAATGATTCCATGTTTTATTACTGAATAAGTTACTGGTTTAACATCTTGTTCAAAATCAGATAAATTCTCTTTTTTATATAATCTTTGATCTGGAGCAATTACTCCTAAATCTGAAGAAACATTGATAATGACACCTTTATTATTTTTTGCCATTTCAATTCCAAATATTTTTGAGCATAACATAGCCCCTGTTAGCCCTACTGATATTTCTAAATTCCATTGATCAATACTAAAATTTTCTAATCTACTTTTATTGATATTTGAACTATTATCAAATTTAGGATCAATTGCAGCGTTATTGATAAGAACATTAGGATATTTGTTTATCTTATTAAATATTTCATCTTTTGCATTTAAAATATCACTCTCTTTTGTTATATCTACTTTGTATGTGAATATTTTATTTTTATACATATTTGAAAATCTATTTTCTAATGTGTTTAAAGATTCTGCATTAATATCAAATACTACTACTGTTGCTCCTGATTCTAATAAAACCTCTGTATACTGAGATCCTAGCAAGCCAGCACCACCTGTTAATAAAATTACATCAGAGTCCAAACAAAAAATATTTTTTTTCAAAATTAGTCCTTTTTTACTTATCTTCAGCTTCTTTTTTTATAAACTTAATATAGCTTAATTGATTATATGCTGTATTTACAGGGTCAATTCCCCTTTGACTTTCAAAAACAAAGTTTTTCTTATACTTTATTTCATCTAAAGCTGAAAAAACTTCATAAAAATCAACTGATCCAGTTCCTATAAGCACATTGCCTTTATCATTTTTATCTTTTAGATGTACATGAAAGATCTTATCTTTTAGAACTCTTATTTCTTCTTGTAAACTTACTTTAAAAGTAACTCTATTTCCTGTATCATAAACTACCCCTAAATTTTTACTATTAAAAGAGTTTATATATTCATTTAGTTGAACTGCTTCTATGTTAGTTTCTAAAGCTACTAAAATGTCTTTTCTTTTTGCTAATTCAAGAATTTCAGTTATCACTTGTCTATATGATTCAAGATTATCTACATTAATTTCACTTAATTCATAAAAAGGAAGAACAATAATTTTGTAATTAAGAAGTTTGTGATTTTCTATTAATGAAAATAAAGATTCTTTTACTTTTGGTTCTTCATTTAACGAATGTTTTATCATGTAATTAAAACAAATAGAATATACTTCAGAGTTATGAAGATCTAAATTTTTTTTTAATCTTTCTATACCCATATTGCTATTTAGTGGATTTTCGTTATTAAACTCTTCATCAATAAAAAACTCGATAAAATCTAAATGAGCTTTTGATAAAAAAGAAATTTCATTTTCCCATTTTCCAAAGGGAAAACACTGAAGTTCCCCATTAATTGAAGGACTAAGTCTTCCTTGCATAATACCAAATTTACTCGTTTGCATTTATTGCCTCTTTTATTGATATTGCCATTTCTAAACTATCAATTCCATCGTCAATAGTAAGAAAAGAATTGTTTTTTGTATTCACTGAATTTATAAAATGTTTCATTTCACTTAAAAATAAATCATTTCTTTTAAAAGATTCATTAACTAAATAATTATCAATCAAACCTTTTTCATTGAATACTTTTAATTCATTTTCTACTAAATCTAATATAATAACTGCATTTGACAATGATATTTTTATGCTTCTTGTTTCATATACTTGTGCAAAAGATAAATTAAGAGATACAACAAATTGTTTATCATTTTCTTGATATTTAAACAAACTAAAAACTGTATCTTCTGCATTAATATCAATTATTGAATTACTTGACTCAACAGATAGAACTTTTGACGGCTTACCGAAAAAATAGTTTAATAAGTCAAGTTCATGACTTAATGAATGAATTACTCCTCCTCCTAAATCTTCCCTTGCTGCATATCCTTTTTTATAATCTTCATATTTATGATGACTTGGTAAAAATGTTCCCCATTCAATATTTGCACTAGTTATAGAACCATAAATCTTTTCTTCCAAGATATATTTTAGTTTTTTTATAAGAGGATGAAATCTTGTTTGATAACCAATCATACATATTAAATTTTTATCTTTTATAATTTGCTTTAAGTATTCTACTTTGTCATAATTATTTGATAAAGGTTTTTCTATAAATAAATTAGCCCCTATTTCTGCAAAAGTAATTGCAGTATCCAAATGACAAGAGCTAGGATTTGTTATAAATACAATATCTGGTTCTATTTGTAATGCACTATTTAGGTCTGTTAGTTCTTTAATTTCATAAAATTTTGCTAAGTTTTCAACTTCTCTTGCCTCACCATCTTTTATATATAAATTATTATTAGAATGTTTTAATTGATATATTTCAAAATCATTCGGGTAAAGAGCTTTTAAGTTCTGAAGATGTCTTTGTCCAATTGAACCTAGTCCTACAAATAAGGCTTTCATTTTTAATCTTTAATTATATAAGAAGGTCTATCATGAGAAATAGATAATTTTTTAATTTGAATATTTTTATCTTTAAAAAAATCATCAACTGCTTGAGTTTCACCAGGCCAAACACCATAATCATCTAAAATTACAATACCACCTTTTACAACTCGATCCCACATCTTTTCCAGTGTCACTTCAACAGGTTCATAAGTATCAGTATCTATATGAAGTAATGCTATTTTTAAATGAGGATTCTCTTCTACATATTTAGGTATAGTCTCTAAAATATCACCTTTTACTAATTCAAAATTTT
The Arcobacter sp. CECT 8983 genome window above contains:
- a CDS encoding SDR family oxidoreductase, with the protein product MKKNIFCLDSDVILLTGGAGLLGSQYTEVLLESGATVVVFDINAESLNTLENRFSNMYKNKIFTYKVDITKESDILNAKDEIFNKINKYPNVLINNAAIDPKFDNSSNINKSRLENFSIDQWNLEISVGLTGAMLCSKIFGIEMAKNNKGVIINVSSDLGVIAPDQRLYKKENLSDFEQDVKPVTYSVIKHGIIGLTKYIASYWADKGVRCNAFAPGGVFNNHSKDFLDKIEELIPMKRMANIDEYNATIIYLCSEASSYMNGAILNMDGGRTII
- a CDS encoding sugar phosphate isomerase/epimerase, whose translation is MQTSKFGIMQGRLSPSINGELQCFPFGKWENEISFLSKAHLDFIEFFIDEEFNNENPLNSNMGIERLKKNLDLHNSEVYSICFNYMIKHSLNEEPKVKESLFSLIENHKLLNYKIIVLPFYELSEINVDNLESYRQVITEILELAKRKDILVALETNIEAVQLNEYINSFNSKNLGVVYDTGNRVTFKVSLQEEIRVLKDKIFHVHLKDKNDKGNVLIGTGSVDFYEVFSALDEIKYKKNFVFESQRGIDPVNTAYNQLSYIKFIKKEAEDK
- a CDS encoding Gfo/Idh/MocA family protein, which translates into the protein MKALFVGLGSIGQRHLQNLKALYPNDFEIYQLKHSNNNLYIKDGEAREVENLAKFYEIKELTDLNSALQIEPDIVFITNPSSCHLDTAITFAEIGANLFIEKPLSNNYDKVEYLKQIIKDKNLICMIGYQTRFHPLIKKLKYILEEKIYGSITSANIEWGTFLPSHHKYEDYKKGYAAREDLGGGVIHSLSHELDLLNYFFGKPSKVLSVESSNSIIDINAEDTVFSLFKYQENDKQFVVSLNLSFAQVYETRSIKISLSNAVIILDLVENELKVFNEKGLIDNYLVNESFKRNDLFLSEMKHFINSVNTKNNSFLTIDDGIDSLEMAISIKEAINANE